The DNA segment tgtagGCCTATGAGTTacattaattattacataatatattcATGTTCATAGTAATGTcaattaacattaataatttttacatttttattgttaattttaatgttttttagaaactattttctgctattttccatctcattaggacacaaataatacagttttatgatttaaaaaaaaaaaaaaataacattactttttttattattattttaatgtttgtaggcCTGTATGTGATTCATTAATTACACAatttattcatgttcatattaatgttaattatcataCATCATAAATTCTTTTacgtttttattgttaatttgaatgtttatatatatatatatatatatatatatatatatatatatatatatatatatatatatatatatatatatatatatgtccatccatccatccatcatcaaccgcttatcctgtgtacagggtcgcgggggctggagcctatcccagctaacactgggcgaaaggcgggggacaccctggacaggtcgccagtccatcgcagtatatatatatgtattatacattattgtactttatttattaactttaatccatccatccatcgtcaaccgcttatcctgtgtacagggttgcggggggctggagcctatccctatccctatttatttattttcttacattttttatgttaatgtaaatggcaaatatttggcaaataaatggcaaataaatacaacaggcttttggtgGCTTTTAATCTGTCAATTATAATTGAATTGCATATATATAAGCTATAAACACCTTTATACAATCTATGAAATATACATTCATACCTGAAGTATGAAATATGATAGGctactcaaaacacacacacacatacacacacacacacacgcatgcacacgcacacacaaacacatacattttatatataatgggAGTTTTGCCATTTTACTTCAACTTCTAGCACTTACATCATGTCCCATATTCAAAcattcataaaaagtgttccttcataggtttgcccattctttcatttgattcctgttcagagtgaccctgactattactgtgtttattttcaagtcattttactgtatagttttggagaaaagtaaaggcaaactcaacccCATCCATCAAAGTGCATTAtagcacttacaccatgtcctatattccaacactcataaaaagtgttccttcataggtgtgcccattctttcatttgattaCTGTTCAtattgactctgactattactgtaattagtttaaagtcattttactgtatagttttggagaaaagtaaagatGATTGGGGTGAATTGGTCTtttcttttctccaaaactatacagtaaaatgacttgaaaataattacagtaatattaagagtcactctgaacaggaatatattgaaagaatgagcaaacctatgaaggaacactttttatgagtgtttgaaaatgggacatggtgtaagtgatagaatgcactttgatgattggggtgagtttgcctttacttttctccaaaactacacagtaaaattacctgaaaataattacagtaatagccaGGGTCAGTCTGAACAGTAATCAATTGAacgaatgagcaaacctatgaaggaacactttttatgagtgtttgaaaatgggacatggtgtaagtgatagaatgcactttgatgattggggtgagtttgcctttacttttctccaaaactacacagtaaaattacctgaaaataattacagtaatagtcagagtcactctgaacaggaatcaaatgaaagaatgggcaaacttatgaaggaacactttttaagagtgtttgaaaatgggatatGGTGTTAAGTGATAGAAAGCACTTTGATGTTTGgggttgagtttgcctttacttttctccaaaactatacagtcaaattacctgaaaataattacagtaatagccaGGGTCAGTGTGAACAGTAATCAATTGAacgaatgagcaaacctatgaaggaacactttttatgtgtgtttgaaaatgggacatggtgtaagtgatagaatgcactttgatgattggggtgagtttgcctttacttttctccaaaactacacagtaaaattacctgaaaataattacagtaatagtcagagtcactctgaacaggaatcaaatgaaagaatgggcaaacctatgaaggaacactttttatgagtatTGGAATataggacatggtgtaagtgctataatgcactttgatgattggggtgagtttgcctttacttttctccaaaactatacagtaaaatgacttgaaaataaatacagtaatagtcagggtcactctgaacaggaatcaaatgaaagaatgggcaaacctatgaaggaacactttttatgaatgTTTGAATATAGGACATGATGTAAGTGCTAGAAGTTGAAGTAAAATGGCAAAACTcccattatatataaaatgtatatgtgtgtgtttgtgtgtgcgtgtgcgtgcgtgttttgaGTAGCCTATCATATTTCATACTTCAGGTATGAATGTATATTTCATAGATTGTATAAAGGTGTttatagcttatatatatatgcaattcaaTTATAATTGGCAGATTAAAAGCcaccaaaagcctgttgtatttatttgccatttatttgccaaatatttgccatttacattaacataaaaaatgtaagaaaataaataaataaacattaatacattatgtataataattaatgtatactttatatataaaaacattaaaatcaacaataaaaatgcaatataaatgtatgataattaacattaatattacatttcattaaagttaataaataaagtacaataatgtataatatatatatatatatatatatatatatatatatatatatatatatatatatacacagtgggtacggaaagtattcagaccccttaaatttttcactctttgttatattgcagccatttgctaaaatcatttaagttcatttttttcctcattattgtacacacagcaccccatattgacagaaaaacacagaattgttgacatttttgcacatttattaaaaaagaaaaactgaaatatcacacggtcctaagtattcagaccctttgctgtgacactcatatatttaactcaggtgctgtccatttcttctgatcatccttgagatggttctacaccttcaattgagtccagctgtgtttgattatactgattggacttgattaggaaagccacacacctgtctatataagaccttacagctcacagtgcatgtcagagcaaatgagaatcatgaggtcaaaggaactgcctgaagagctcagagacagaattgtggcaaggcacagatctggccaaggttacaaaaaagtttctgctgcccttaagattcataagagcacagtggcctccataatccttaaatggaagacgtttgggacgaccagaacccttactagagctggccgtccggccaaactgagctatcgggggagaagagccttggtgagagaggtaaagaagaacccaaagatcactgtggctgagctccagagattcagtcgggagatgggagaaagttgtagtaagtcaaccatcactgcagccatccaccagccggggctttatggcagagtggcccgacggaagcctctcctcagtgcaagacacatgaaagcccgcatgggctttcatgtgtcttgcgcAAGTTTGcttaaaaacacctgaaggactccaagatggtgataaataagattctctggtctgatgagaccaagatagaactttttggccttaattctacgcggtatgtgtggagaaaaccaggcactgctcatcacctgtccaacagtctcaacagtgaagcatggtggtggcagcatcatgctgtgggggtgtttttcagctgcagggacaggacgactggttgcaatcgagggaaagatgaatgcggccaagtacagggatatcctggacgaaaaccttctccagagtgctctggacctcagactgggccgaaggttcaccttccaacaagacaatgaccctaagcacaccactaaaataacgaaggagtggcttcacaacaactccgtgactgttcttgaatggcccagccagagccctgacttaaactcaattgagcatctctggagagacctgaaaatggctgtccaccaacgtttaccatccaacctgacagaactggagaggatctgcaaagaggaatggcagaggatacccaaatccagatgtgaaaaacttgttgcatctttcccaaaaagactcatggctgtattagatcaaaagggtgcttctactaaatactgaacaaagggtctgaatacttaggaccatgtgatatttcagtttttcttttttaataaatgtgcaaaaatgtcaacaattctgtgtttttctgtcaatatggggtgctgtgtgtacaataatgaggaaagaaaatgaacttaaatgattttagcaaatggctgcaatataacaaagagtgaagaatttaagggggtctgaatactttccgtacccactgtatatatatatatatatatatataaacattcaaattaacaataaagacgtaaaaaaaaatgtatgatgtatgataattaacattaatatgaacatgaataaatTGTGTAATTAATGAATCACATACAGgcctacaaacattaaaataataataaaaaatgtaatgttttttttttttaaaaaaaaatcataaaactgtattatttgtgtcctaatgagatggaaaatagcagaaaatagtttctaaaaaacattaaaattaacaataaaaatgtaaaaattattaatgttaattgACATTACTATGAACATgaatatattatgtaataattaatgtAACTCATAGGCctacacactttaaaataataataaaacagtcatgcttttaaaaaaaaattatgaaaatgtattatttgtgtcctaataaaatgtaaaatagcgGAAAATAGAGTCTTAAAAACAATGTCGACCGCTTCCAGCACCCATACCGTAAGTACACGAGTAGACGCGCATCCTAAAAAAATGTGCGGCTagcttgaccgtgtattttcaacGCGCGGCCCACTTGACCGCAGTATATCGTGCCCCTTCGGCATAtctgcataatgcggtggctCATTTCACCTTAGTCCCGGTTCTTCGAtctcctgatcggccccaaaatgcgtcTGCGCACCGcgtatgtctctgcggtaacgcgctcaacaagaaATGTGATAAGATCTGCGGACTGacatctcagacgcggaggcaactgagaatggtcccccaccacccggattgaggcgagtcactacaccaccacgaggattagaattgggaattgggcattccaaaaaagGGGAGAACATCTCAAAAATGTGTTCTTGGCATTTTATTAAACAGCAACATTATAAAGGATGCATAATATGATATGTGTATTATAAAGCTTTCTTACAAAGGACAGAATAGGGGCAAACAATAGCCTACAATGAAATTACCATAGGAGAAAATCTTGTTCAATCCAAATTCCATTCAGAAAGccaaatgtgaatggtgaccatactgcaaaagtataattaaagttaatttctTGGGATCCAAATGGTCTCAGGATCTGGCTTTCAATACACTTTGAGCCTATGAAGAAAAACAGGAGTCTTAGGTGTTTTTGGAATATCCAATAAAAATGGGAATTTGTGGAATATCAAGATGTAATATCATCATAAAtccaaaatacacaaatattattgGATTTTTGGTTGTAACTGACATTGGTTTGGCAAATAATATTGTCTATGTGACATGAtgtaatagatggatggatggatggatggatggatggatggatggatggatggatggatggatggatggatagatagatagatagatagatagatagatagatagatagatagatagatagatagatagatagatagatagatagataatactttacacacaaatcacaacGATGGTAACAATCATCAAACAAATCATTGAATAAAAAGTTGAACTTTAAACTATTGCTGCATGACAATTAACTAAAGGTGACAACAAACACAaccaacagcataaataaaaagagcaaacagtaataataaaaaaaaatgaaaataaaataatgtatttatgccACACTGCATGCTGATAATCTGAATATGTGAGTgatgtaaatataaattaatataaattgatcaattgtcacacattatacatacatttcatgtacatggtaaaattatttattatttacatatcccagctaagctggggtcagagtgcagggtaagccatgatacagcacccctggagcagataggttcaagggccttgctcaagggcccaacagtggtgtcttggtggtgttgggtcagtaacccagagccttaaccgctgagccaccactgccctaatgTAGTTTTCTTGGCTTGGCTGTTTCTCAATGTTTTTGCTTTCTTACATTCTTGTGAACTTGTTTGACATCATCACCCaccttcaaaaaaaaaagaaaatagttgaggGGGTTAAGAGGTTAAGAGGTTGTTAGCACATCTCAAAATCCTCATGTCTTCCAAGTTCGCTCAAGTTTGCTCTTGGAAGTTAGGCAAAACTGATTTCACAATAACGCAAGGACGAGAATGTGTTCATAGCATTGAGAAACACCCTTTCAGCTGAATAGTTTTTACAAGTTGAATGACTTATCTTAACTTCACCCAACAAAAACTTTAACTCTACATTTTAAGTTATGATAACTAAAAAGCAAACTATTTTTCCCTCAGTGGATATATGCTGGAAATATCTGACATGATCTAAAAGGGTGTTTCCTAGGTCTACTGTGTAGGTAGGCCTATATGATCGGCAGCAAGTTCAAGTTGTTTCACTTCCAAATTCCATACAAAATATATAGTGTTGCTGAAACAAGCTACTTCATGAATTACCAGAAATTACGCACAGGGTGCCTTCCACATACAGTACTGATGGCAAGTGCCATGCACGGAACAAGTACAACGATACAATTAATGAACAAAAAAGGCTATACGATTTGGGGTCGTGTGTGGATTTTAGGGCGAGCAGCCCAGGTGGGTGTGGCTATAAATATGCTACCACCACCAGTGTACTTACTACGCGTtcttcatccatccattcctCACTCAGACGCGACCGCGTTACCCTCGAGATCAAAGGCGAGGTCGCTAAAATAATGAATTCTCTATTAAAATACTTACTGATACTTCTGGGACTTATCTCGGTGATCATTAACATCGTGTTGGTTTGCCTGAATTCAAATAGGCGTCCAAAATGCCTGTCCCAGCCGCAAGAATCCTTACAAGTCAGACACTCGGATAAAAGTCTAATTTTCGCGGACCTCACTGCAGAGGAGTACAAGTTAGTTCGCGATTACATGTGGGCTCAAAATGACCTCAAGATCTCCCATTCAGCCACTGCGAGACCCTCAGAGAATTTCATCTTTTTAATCGACCTCTTGCTCCCGAAAAAGGCTGACGCACTGCGCTACTTAGACGCCAACGGACAGAAGCCGCCGCGTGAAGCTACTGTTGTTGTGTTCCACGGCGTTCACGGTGGTTACCTGAAGGAGTACATAGTGGGACCTTTGCCTGGTCCACGGCAGCATAGGGATGTTACTCGGGAGAAGTATGGTACTACAACCTTACCCTTCACAGCCCGTCCGGTAACAATTGGAGAGTATGTTCAACTCTTCCAACTCCTTGATCAAGTTTTCAAACAACTTGAAAAGCCACTGAAGGAAAGTTTTGGTTACATACCAAAAGAGCGGGAATTGCTGCCGTTTGAGGGTATGCCTAGAGGCGTAAAGGCTGGTGAGCGCAAAACATGGATATCTTTTTTTCGCGATTACAGTGGCATGTACATTCATCCCGTAGGCTTCGAAATCTTGATTGACCACAAGAGCATCTTCTCGTCAGACTGGACAGTTGAGAAGCTACTGTACAATGGCGAATATTTCGACAGCATTGacgcatttaaaaataaatatgaagcaGGTGCTGTAAAAAAGATAGTCTACAAAGAAATCCCAAATTACGCGTCACTGAAGCCGAAGAGTAAACCCTCGGGTTTAGGACCACACCAGTATTATCTTAGAGGCAAACGTTTCAGCGTTAAAAACAACCAGGTGATTTATTTAGACTGGAGTTTTGCATTTGGCTTGAGTTCTCTGACTGGTATGAGGGTTTTTGATATTCGCTTTAAAGGGGAGAGGATAGTGTACGAGCTCAGCGTGCAGGAGGCGATGTCTGTCTATGGCTCTATCACACCTGGGATGATGCTCACGAAGTTCCTCGACTCAAGCATCGGAATCGGTCGCTTTGCGCACGAGCTGGTGCGCGGAATCGACTGTCCGTACGCTGCCACATATGTCGACACGTACCGTTATATTGACACAAATGTCACGCTGCGTTCCAGAAACTCCATCTGCGTGTTTGAGCACGACGCTGGCCGACCTCTGCGACGACACTTTTCAGATTTTTTCCATAATGGTTATGGTGGTATGGCAAACAGCGCTCTGGTGTTTCGCACTATCACTGCTATAGGGAACTATGATTACATATGGGACTTCATCTTCTATCAAAGCGGCTCCGTGGAGGCAAAGGTTCACGCCACTGGCTATATATCATCCTCCTTTAAGATGAATGGAAGTCTGGAGTATGGTCACCAGGTTGCAGAAAATGTCATTGGGAATATCCATACACATTTTATCAACTTCAAAGTCGATTTGGATATCTTAGGTAGGTgccataaaataatgaattagCTTAAAGTATGCACATTTGTTGTTGTTGCGATAGTTAAAACGGAAGTATGCAATTTCTGCGATTCCAgggtcaccaaatggaattgcaaaaataaacattattttcaaaacagatttctgAAAATGCCCCgcctgccattggtcaaacaaagagattgtCCCACttccaactcacgccattggtctctcaaaacaaactgagtaatttttatatagacacagagacacaatgtttactgttttcaagaaaattaacagatgaatggcttacttatagttgtatcCCTGATAGCACAGGTACATCACCCAGGCATTTATTTAATATGTCTGtaagatgtatttttttacattggttgctcatctgcaatatgtctataagacatacagtatgtaaattaCATCTCAgctgtcaataagacattcagttgATGTCTATGAGATGTTTATCAATTTGATtgattgtaaatctgatcttttaaagatgtttagcagtTTGTGATGCtatccagatgaaaagatctaaaacagacatttatGATGTACGTATGTACAATCAGATGTACGTGTGCTGTCTGTGATATGCATATTACTGTAAGCTGGGTTAGGAGAAAGTATTATAACACAGAAaaaattacatcagctttaaaagaGAATATCTGCTAATCCAAGACATAATATCACATTTACATAAGTGATAaagtaatattttagttttttaaacatATGACACAGGCCTGTTGGTTGTAGATTAAGCGTAGGGGAGACAACATATACTGTagaaatacagtatttatgttatGTAATTATGTTATGTTAAAATAAGGCAATTAGATAGCAGAGACTATCACAGTAAATAGCCTCAACAGATGAAGTTCGCAAAacagttaatatttttttattttttttttttgcaggtgtGAAGAATGTGTTTCAGACTAAAGACATGGTGTATAAGGAGGTGCCATTACCATGGTCACCCTCATACAATGCAAAGATACCACAGCTGTTGGAGCAGCAAATCAGGACAGAGAAAGAGGCTGCAATGCTGCATAATAGCAAAACACCTCGTTACCTTCATATAGCCAGCAACCACACCAACCGCTGGGGCCACCAGCGCTCTTACAGGCTTCAGGTGGTGAGCTTTGCTGGGGATCACCTCCCTGAAAGTGAGCCTGAAGAGAAGTCCATGTCCTGGGCTCGGTAAGGGCTTAATCTCTTCAGTCATACACACAATATGCTGACTGAGATATATTAATTTTATAGAGGTGTGTTGTATTGctatatatattatgttaaagTTATGTAAAGAGTCTCTTTTATTCTATTTCTCTCTTGTAGGTATAAAGTTGCTATAACCAAGCATAAAGATACAGAGCAGACAAGCAGCAGCCTGTACAGTCAGAATTACATGTGGTCCCCATATGTTGACTTCAGCAAGTATATTGAAGACAACGAGAAGATAGACAATGAGGTATTCATAAATCATTCCATAATTTACAGCTTCATCAGAGTCAGTCTGAATTGGcattattaaagtgatagttcacccaaaaatgtaattaaaattctctaatcatttactcaccctcatgccatcctggatgtgaatGATTCCTTTTTTCAGCTGAACACaatcgaagatttttagaagaaaatttccgctctgtaggtccatacattgcaagtgaatggtgaccagaccaatGAAGCtgctaaaatcacataaaggcagcataaaattaatccatacatctccagtggtttaatacatatcttcagaaccgatatgatagatgtgggtgagaaacaggtcaatatttaagtaatttttttactataaatcgccactttcacattctttcacattttgaaagtgaaagtgaacatTTATGGTTATCAAACATAGTGGAACATATCCATAGTTACACCTGTGTTACTTTGTTAACACCTTTGTTACCTGCGTGAACTTGAGGGTAAATGAGTTCATACATCACAACAATCACATTGACACTAGTTTGTTTAAGGTCATTGCAAAAATGTCTCAGAAAAAGTTAGTTCAGAGGAAAGACCTAAAATCATTTGTTTGATATATTTTCTATgcaataaaattcataaaaacttttaaagtgtGATTCAGTGTCAAAGACTTTTTAAGCCACTATCCTCTTATTCATTCTGTTtaggttattttttatttagcagatgctttaatttatagtaaataataatgtattatcttCATTCAATCTTCTTAAGGACTTGGTTGCCTGGGTGACAACTGGCTTTCTACACATTCCACATGCAGAAGACATCCCCAACACTGTTACTGTGGGCAATGGCGGTGGTGTCATCCTTAGGCCGCATAACTACTTTGATgaagatccatccatccactcaccTGATGGAGTGTATTTCTCTCCAGGCTCTGAGAGTGACTGTGAGTACAACACAATGGCGTGCCTGGAAAAGGATATGTGCAGTTCCACACTGGAGCCATTCACTTACCACGGCTTCGAGGGGGTTATGAAGTTTGAGTAAGGGTCTTAGTTCAGACTGTGATATATGTAATGCTATTACACTTATGCCAAATGCTGAAGTCTTATAATGCAAAAGTATTAGCTTTATTAGCAATCACTTTGTGCTAGTTACTAGTTAGACAAGCTTTCCTGCTTTTGTAtctttttatgtaaatattatgaatattcTCTCTGCTTTTGCTTTTGCAAATTGATTGTGTGATGTGATCAAGAATCAAAATTTTATGACAATATATGCATAGACATTTTAAGGGTATATACTTCCTTTGgtaggatatttaaaaaaataaagcctaAAGAAGTACAAACATGTCTCTTTTTTACTGAGATACTTCAGATTAGAATAGAGACTGATACAACACCACAAtcaattctctctttttttataaaaaatgtaatttatgcaataaaatgtaaagggTGCCTACATGTTGGTTATTCTGGTCATAATTTTCTTGCATACTTTTATTTCCAGATGGCATAAGATTATAAATGGTTTAtaacttaaagtgatagtttactaaaaattaaaattctggaactcaaaagtggatattttgattgtccaggctgctcttttacatgcaatacaagtgaatggtcaTTTATACTGTCAGTTATGGTTCTGCATGTTCAAACTTGGCATGTTGACTATTCATGTAAGAACCATTAAAGTTTGTGCACAGTTTCCTCTCTACCTAAGTCTTATCTGTCTGTGACATTGAGTCAGATATGCTAGATTTTAACGGTTGTAAGTCaagagatactgtagatagataaatagacagacagatagatagcactGCTCTACTATTCGGTGTCAGTCTCAATGGTGTCTTTGGAGGgaggtgttttggaaagaggggctgTGTCCAATTCAACGGCTTAGTCTCGCGGAAGTTCCAGAACGGCTAAAACGCTTACAGCTCCTGAAACACGATTCACTGTTATCATTATTAAAGCATTAAATAGTCATGCCCTCGACAGTTTAGATTTCATTATCTGATATTTAAAGTACCATTTAAATATAGTAATTGAGTGCTTATACAACCTTACACTCATCGCCATGCAGGGCAATTTCAAgctcttttttatatatactaaAAGCCCATGTGCTTAGAGCCCCTAGTTTGGTTGaggcccccatatgctcagaaactaCCTTGTTGCTGTGATTGTTGCTTAG comes from the Xyrauchen texanus isolate HMW12.3.18 chromosome 12, RBS_HiC_50CHRs, whole genome shotgun sequence genome and includes:
- the LOC127652881 gene encoding primary amine oxidase, liver isozyme-like, whose product is MNSLLKYLLILLGLISVIINIVLVCLNSNRRPKCLSQPQESLQVRHSDKSLIFADLTAEEYKLVRDYMWAQNDLKISHSATARPSENFIFLIDLLLPKKADALRYLDANGQKPPREATVVVFHGVHGGYLKEYIVGPLPGPRQHRDVTREKYGTTTLPFTARPVTIGEYVQLFQLLDQVFKQLEKPLKESFGYIPKERELLPFEGMPRGVKAGERKTWISFFRDYSGMYIHPVGFEILIDHKSIFSSDWTVEKLLYNGEYFDSIDAFKNKYEAGAVKKIVYKEIPNYASLKPKSKPSGLGPHQYYLRGKRFSVKNNQVIYLDWSFAFGLSSLTGMRVFDIRFKGERIVYELSVQEAMSVYGSITPGMMLTKFLDSSIGIGRFAHELVRGIDCPYAATYVDTYRYIDTNVTLRSRNSICVFEHDAGRPLRRHFSDFFHNGYGGMANSALVFRTITAIGNYDYIWDFIFYQSGSVEAKVHATGYISSSFKMNGSLEYGHQVAENVIGNIHTHFINFKVDLDILGVKNVFQTKDMVYKEVPLPWSPSYNAKIPQLLEQQIRTEKEAAMLHNSKTPRYLHIASNHTNRWGHQRSYRLQVVSFAGDHLPESEPEEKSMSWARYKVAITKHKDTEQTSSSLYSQNYMWSPYVDFSKYIEDNEKIDNEDLVAWVTTGFLHIPHAEDIPNTVTVGNGGGVILRPHNYFDEDPSIHSPDGVYFSPGSESDCEYNTMACLEKDMCSSTLEPFTYHGFEGVMKFE